A window of Vigna unguiculata cultivar IT97K-499-35 chromosome 4, ASM411807v1, whole genome shotgun sequence contains these coding sequences:
- the LOC114181228 gene encoding LOB domain-containing protein 41-like translates to MRMSCNGCRVLRKGCSEDCSIRPCLEWIKNPESQANATVFLAKFYGRAGLMNLINAGPQNLRPAIFRSLLYEACGRIVNPIYGSVGLLWSGSWQLCQAAVEAVLKGEPITPITSEVAANGRAPPLKACDIRHVSKDENSANRTQKAKTRVRVKRTGGDVVIKPKASKATGFVPVEPEANQTTSHESGLSHLSEAAAIVEGESKESESVVSVETCNLFGETKTSDRTGESSDEIGLELRLGFEPVSREHHMIPMKKRRIEVKSSCDSMELGLESSA, encoded by the exons ATGCGAATGAGTTGTAATGGGTGTCGTGTGTTGCGAAAAGGGTGCAGTGAAGATTGTAGCATAAGACCGTGTTTGGAATGGATCAAGAACCCAGAATCGCAGGCTAATGCCACCGTTTTTCTTGCTAAGTTCTATGGTCGTGCTGGCCTCATGAATCTCATCAACGCGGGCCCTCAAAACCTCCGACCAG CGATTTTTCGTTCGTTGTTGTACGAGGCATGTGGTCGAATTGTAAACCCAATTTACGGGTCAGTGGGTTTGTTATGGTCGGGGAGCTGGCAGCTGTGTCAAGCCGCCGTGGAAGCCGTTTTGAAAGGCGAGCCGATCACACCGATCACATCGGAAGTGGCGGCGAATGGGCGGGCCCCACCTCTGAAGGCATGCGACATTCGCCACGTGTCCAAAGACGAAAACTCGGCGAACCGGACTCAAAAGGCCAAGACTCGAGTCCGGGTTAAGCGAACCGGCGGCGACGTAGTTATCAAACCGAAAGCCTCGAAGGCGACTGGGTTTGTTCCGGTTGAACCGGAGGCGAACCAGACTACGAGTCATGAGTCGGGGCTGAGCCACTTGTCGGAAGCGGCGGCCATTGTGGAAGGAGAGAGCAAAGAGAGTGAAAGTGTGGTGTCGGTGGAAACTTGCAACCTATTCGGTGAGACAAAGACGAGTGATCGAACCGGTGAAAGTAGTGATGAAATTGGTTTGGAATTGAGGCTTGGGTTTGAACCGGTTTCACGTGAGCATCACATGATTCCgatgaagaagagaagaataGAAGTGAAAAGTAGCTGTGACTCAATGGAGTTAGGACTTGAGTCCTCGGCTTGA